From a region of the Pseudanabaena sp. ABRG5-3 genome:
- a CDS encoding DUF751 family protein: MKNFILNLLRYPKFLAIITGGVLSIVIAPIIPLFKKPVTAIAMLTALVSGFIGVSLVLRAMLGLDIA; the protein is encoded by the coding sequence ATGAAAAACTTCATCCTCAATCTACTCCGCTATCCTAAATTCTTAGCCATAATCACTGGCGGAGTTCTGTCCATCGTCATTGCGCCGATCATTCCTTTGTTCAAAAAACCTGTAACGGCGATCGCGATGCTTACAGCCCTAGTTAGTGGATTTATTGGCGTATCCCTAGTATTAAGAGCTATGCTAGGACTAGACATTGCCTAG
- a CDS encoding DUF4337 domain-containing protein yields the protein MEISDLSEVIEENNDEDGHEASEDHGKSQKSDDPHKKEVKPKKSQLNNYVAITVVIFVTFMGICKVKSDNVVQAMQKAQADRIDTWSFYQARNIRAEVAKSTIAQLQLQALAQQQPKVRAEYEKEIAKYSAIATKQDKEKETLQQQAQDAEKLYEQLNVHDDQFDLSEAAFALAIAMLAMTSLTQKNWLYGAAMVPAAFGLFMGMAGLLNWDYHPDTMTKLLSNNEIHQPYKQASKINNNISYRLH from the coding sequence ATGGAAATATCTGATCTTTCTGAAGTTATTGAAGAAAACAATGATGAAGATGGGCATGAAGCATCTGAAGATCATGGCAAATCCCAAAAGTCAGATGATCCTCATAAAAAAGAAGTCAAACCCAAAAAGAGTCAACTCAATAACTATGTCGCAATTACCGTAGTGATATTTGTCACCTTTATGGGGATCTGCAAAGTTAAGAGCGATAATGTAGTGCAGGCTATGCAAAAAGCTCAGGCTGATCGCATTGATACATGGTCTTTTTATCAAGCTCGCAATATCCGTGCAGAGGTGGCTAAATCCACGATTGCTCAATTACAACTGCAAGCTTTAGCTCAACAACAGCCCAAAGTTCGTGCTGAGTATGAAAAAGAGATTGCTAAGTACTCGGCGATCGCGACTAAGCAAGACAAAGAAAAGGAAACATTGCAACAACAGGCTCAGGATGCGGAAAAACTATATGAGCAATTGAATGTCCATGATGACCAGTTTGACCTATCTGAGGCTGCCTTTGCCCTTGCGATCGCGATGTTGGCAATGACCTCTCTCACGCAAAAGAACTGGCTTTACGGTGCGGCTATGGTTCCTGCTGCCTTTGGCTTATTTATGGGAATGGCAGGTTTACTTAACTGGGATTATCATCCAGATACGATGACTAAGCTTTTATCAAATAATGAGATTCACCAACCCTATAAGCAGGCTTCCAAAATTAATAACAACATTTCCTATCGTCTACATTAA